Proteins co-encoded in one Opitutus terrae PB90-1 genomic window:
- a CDS encoding NAD-dependent epimerase/dehydratase family protein produces the protein MSKTLLVTGSSGLIGSEVCVYFARELGYKVHGVDNNQRAVFFGPQGDTRWNQQRLARDLPGFVHHELDIRDRAGVLALVKSVAPDVIVHTAAQPSHDRAAAIPFDDFDTNAVGTLNLLEATRQAAPESPFVHMSTNKVYGDAPNRIALTELATRWDYADPAYAHGIPETFTIDQSKHSLFGASKVAADVMVQEYGRYFNLPTCCLRGGCLTGPNHSGVELHGFLSYLVKCNLEGREYKVFGYKGKQVRDNIHSLDVARFMAAFVSAPRAGEVYNLGGGKANSTSVLEAFKITEKFTDRAQVFTYVEQNRIGDHICYYSDLRKMRAHYPQWNITQSLEDTIRQIVEAWLRRPKNA, from the coding sequence ATGTCCAAAACCCTGCTCGTCACCGGTTCATCCGGGCTCATCGGCTCCGAAGTGTGCGTCTACTTCGCCCGTGAGCTCGGCTACAAGGTCCACGGCGTCGACAACAACCAGCGCGCCGTCTTCTTCGGCCCGCAGGGCGACACGCGCTGGAACCAACAACGACTCGCCCGCGATCTGCCCGGCTTCGTCCACCACGAGCTCGATATCCGCGACCGTGCCGGCGTGCTCGCGCTCGTCAAATCGGTTGCGCCCGACGTCATCGTCCACACCGCCGCGCAGCCGAGCCACGACCGCGCGGCCGCAATTCCTTTCGACGATTTCGACACCAACGCCGTCGGCACGCTCAACCTGCTCGAAGCCACCCGCCAGGCCGCGCCCGAATCTCCGTTCGTCCACATGAGCACGAACAAGGTCTACGGCGACGCGCCCAACCGCATCGCGCTCACGGAACTCGCCACCCGCTGGGACTACGCCGATCCCGCCTACGCGCACGGCATCCCCGAGACCTTCACGATCGACCAGTCGAAGCACTCGCTCTTTGGCGCTTCGAAGGTCGCCGCCGACGTGATGGTCCAGGAGTATGGCCGCTACTTCAACCTGCCGACCTGTTGTCTCCGCGGCGGCTGCCTCACCGGTCCGAACCACTCCGGCGTCGAGTTGCACGGTTTTCTCTCGTATCTCGTAAAATGCAACCTCGAGGGTCGCGAATACAAAGTTTTCGGATACAAGGGCAAGCAGGTGCGCGACAACATCCACTCGCTCGACGTCGCGCGCTTCATGGCCGCGTTCGTCTCCGCCCCCCGCGCCGGCGAGGTCTACAACCTGGGCGGCGGCAAGGCCAACAGCACCTCCGTCCTCGAGGCGTTTAAAATTACTGAGAAATTCACCGATCGCGCTCAGGTTTTCACCTACGTCGAGCAAAACCGGATCGGTGACCACATCTGTTACTATTCGGATCTCCGCAAGATGCGCGCGCACTACCCGCAGTGGAATATCACCCAGTCGCTCGAGGACACGATCCGGCAGATTGTCGAGGCTTGGTTGCGGCGGCCGAAGAATGCGTAG
- a CDS encoding glycosyltransferase → MSTDLAGHFDRVSQHDGKARRVQAGFHRQIAEQLARLIPPGSCVLEAGCGRGDLLRKLKPSRGLGIDISGKMLERARELDPYGECEYRQGEATTFQPDGTFDYIVMDYLVGYLPDVQACFENLRRAALARTRLCLTSVNNVWTPALTAGQWVGAVTRQPPSNWLSTKDLINLLELTGWEVVHASTELLLPFRVPVLSGFFNRFLVRLPALRHLGSSVYLVARPRGMAVAPQLSCSVIVPARNEAGNIRAALERIPVMGAATEVIFVEGHSRDDTWGTIQREIAAYQGPLRVRALQQPGRGKWDAVRTGFAAATGDVLVIQDADLTAPPEDLPKFFAAISSGAAEFANGSRLVYPMEQQAMRFLNLVGNKFFALSLSYVLGQPIKDSLCGTKMVLRSDYERIFRRIEGLGDFDPFGDFNLLFGAALLKLRIRDIPVRYKDRTYGQTNISRFRHGWLLLKMTAFGLLKIKFSRA, encoded by the coding sequence ATGAGCACCGATCTGGCCGGCCACTTCGACCGGGTGAGTCAACACGATGGCAAGGCTCGCCGCGTGCAGGCGGGATTTCACCGGCAGATCGCGGAGCAGTTGGCTCGATTGATTCCGCCGGGCAGCTGTGTGCTGGAGGCTGGTTGTGGCCGCGGCGATCTGCTTCGCAAGCTGAAACCCTCGCGCGGACTGGGGATCGACATCAGCGGGAAGATGCTGGAGCGGGCGAGGGAGCTCGACCCCTACGGCGAATGCGAGTACCGGCAAGGCGAGGCGACGACGTTTCAGCCGGACGGGACGTTCGACTACATCGTGATGGATTACCTTGTCGGCTACCTGCCCGACGTGCAGGCGTGTTTCGAGAATCTCCGGCGGGCTGCCCTTGCGCGGACGCGACTGTGCCTGACGTCGGTCAACAATGTTTGGACGCCGGCGTTGACGGCAGGGCAGTGGGTCGGGGCCGTGACGAGGCAGCCGCCCAGCAATTGGCTGTCCACGAAAGACCTGATCAACCTGCTAGAGTTAACCGGATGGGAGGTGGTCCACGCGAGCACCGAGCTGCTGTTACCGTTCCGCGTGCCGGTGCTGAGCGGGTTTTTCAACCGGTTCCTCGTGCGGCTGCCGGCGCTGCGGCATCTCGGGTCGAGCGTCTATCTGGTGGCGCGACCGCGCGGGATGGCGGTGGCTCCGCAACTGAGCTGTTCGGTGATCGTGCCGGCGCGAAATGAAGCGGGAAATATTCGCGCGGCGCTTGAGCGGATACCGGTGATGGGCGCGGCGACGGAGGTGATTTTTGTTGAGGGGCACAGCCGGGACGACACTTGGGGGACCATCCAGCGCGAAATCGCTGCGTATCAGGGACCGTTGCGCGTCCGAGCGCTGCAGCAGCCCGGCCGCGGGAAATGGGATGCGGTTCGTACCGGATTCGCGGCGGCGACGGGCGACGTGTTGGTGATCCAGGACGCGGACCTCACGGCACCGCCGGAGGATCTGCCGAAGTTTTTTGCCGCGATCTCGAGTGGAGCGGCGGAATTCGCGAATGGCAGTCGGCTGGTGTACCCGATGGAGCAGCAGGCGATGCGGTTCCTGAATCTCGTCGGGAACAAGTTTTTCGCGCTCTCGCTTTCGTATGTGCTTGGGCAACCCATCAAGGACAGTTTGTGCGGGACGAAGATGGTGCTGCGATCGGACTACGAGCGGATTTTCCGGCGGATCGAGGGGCTGGGCGACTTCGATCCGTTTGGCGATTTCAACCTGCTGTTTGGTGCCGCGCTGCTGAAGTTGAGAATTCGCGACATACCCGTGCGCTACAAGGATCGCACCTACGGGCAAACAAACATCTCCCGGTTTCGCCATGGCTGGCTGCTATTGAAAATGACCGCGTTCGGGCTGCTAAAAATCAAATTTAGTCGCGCCTGA
- a CDS encoding class I SAM-dependent methyltransferase, with product MSSSAPPPRLDEGFYRAKSWGSVPIQTARDLPSLKLRYLLELLQSRSSPRAQLLEVGSGSGRILSSIHGRDPELQLTGIDLSAEQTELARRTHPSITFVCGNGEMLPFGDATFDYVIFFDYLEHIERPAVSLAEMSRVLKPGGYLHLVCPAEKQSIFGLSSRLFGRHFKETTAGHIQQFLRADLEALVRAAGLSVIDRRYSYHLLGSLMDYTLFTLMLHPRIYQMYWRGNPYYATSVAPRKRGVFQRLLEWGNAVAYFESSLLERIAFSACAVHLTARKVAAAAATNSSAPSR from the coding sequence ATGAGTTCCTCCGCCCCACCGCCACGCCTCGACGAGGGTTTCTACCGCGCCAAGTCCTGGGGCAGCGTTCCGATCCAGACCGCCCGCGATCTTCCTTCGCTCAAGCTGCGGTACCTGCTGGAACTGCTCCAGTCCCGCTCCTCCCCGCGCGCCCAGCTCCTTGAGGTCGGCAGCGGCAGCGGACGAATCCTGTCGAGCATTCACGGGCGCGATCCGGAACTCCAGCTCACGGGCATCGACCTGAGCGCCGAACAGACTGAACTCGCCCGCCGCACTCATCCTTCCATCACCTTCGTCTGCGGAAACGGCGAGATGCTGCCCTTTGGAGATGCGACATTCGATTACGTCATTTTCTTCGATTATCTGGAGCACATTGAGCGCCCCGCCGTTTCCCTGGCCGAGATGAGTCGCGTCCTGAAGCCGGGCGGCTATTTGCACCTCGTCTGTCCCGCCGAGAAGCAGAGCATTTTTGGGCTCTCGTCGCGCCTGTTCGGCCGCCATTTCAAGGAAACGACCGCCGGTCACATCCAGCAGTTTTTGCGGGCCGACCTCGAGGCGTTGGTGCGCGCGGCGGGACTATCGGTCATCGATCGCCGCTATAGCTACCATCTTTTGGGGAGCCTCATGGACTACACGCTGTTCACGTTGATGCTCCATCCCCGGATCTATCAGATGTATTGGCGCGGCAATCCCTACTACGCGACCAGTGTCGCGCCGCGGAAACGCGGTGTGTTCCAGCGGTTGCTCGAGTGGGGCAATGCCGTTGCCTATTTCGAATCGTCGCTGCTGGAACGAATCGCCTTCTCCGCGTGTGCGGTGCACCTCACGGCCCGCAAGGTGGCGGCCGCCGCGGCAACGAATTCGTCTGCCCCGAGCCGGTGA
- a CDS encoding galactokinase, with protein sequence MLITRSPLRVSLGGGGTDLPSYYEQHGGFLVAAAIDKYVYITQHRTFKQEIVVKYSRLERVQSVDEIEHPIVREAMKLTGVTEPHIELASMADIPGGTGLGSSGSFTTALLKALHASRKNIVSPSELAAQACEIELDRLGEPIGKQDQYIAAIGGITAFTFHRDGLVEYRPLRLAEETLYNLEDNLLLFFTGYSRSASTILKDQDVKSKQHDAAMLDNLHFTKDLGYRSLECLESGNLEEFARLMDVHWQRKKARSSGMSNAHINEWYDFALQNGALGGKLIGAGGGGFLMFYASDKTRLRHAMRSQGLQEVRFRFDFEGSKVVAQD encoded by the coding sequence ATGCTGATCACTCGGTCTCCTCTTCGCGTTTCCCTCGGCGGCGGCGGCACAGACCTGCCGTCCTACTACGAGCAACATGGCGGGTTCCTGGTCGCGGCGGCGATCGACAAATACGTCTATATTACCCAGCACCGCACGTTCAAACAGGAGATTGTCGTCAAGTACTCGCGGCTGGAGCGCGTGCAATCCGTCGACGAGATCGAGCATCCGATCGTGCGCGAGGCGATGAAATTGACCGGTGTGACTGAGCCACACATCGAGCTTGCCTCGATGGCCGACATTCCGGGGGGAACCGGCCTCGGCTCCTCGGGCAGTTTCACGACCGCCCTGCTGAAAGCGCTTCACGCTTCCCGCAAGAACATCGTTTCCCCCTCGGAACTGGCGGCCCAAGCCTGCGAAATTGAACTAGACCGGCTGGGGGAACCAATCGGCAAGCAGGACCAGTACATTGCCGCCATCGGCGGAATCACCGCCTTCACCTTTCATCGCGACGGCCTAGTCGAGTACCGTCCGCTGCGACTGGCCGAGGAGACGCTCTATAACCTGGAGGACAACCTGCTTTTGTTCTTCACCGGATACTCGCGAAGTGCGTCGACCATCCTGAAGGATCAGGACGTCAAATCGAAGCAGCACGACGCTGCGATGCTCGACAATCTACATTTCACCAAGGATCTCGGCTACAGATCCCTCGAATGTCTCGAATCCGGCAATCTCGAGGAATTTGCCCGGCTCATGGACGTGCACTGGCAGCGGAAGAAGGCGCGGTCCTCGGGCATGAGCAACGCCCACATCAATGAATGGTATGATTTCGCGCTGCAGAACGGCGCACTCGGCGGCAAACTCATTGGCGCCGGCGGCGGAGGATTCCTGATGTTCTACGCTTCAGACAAAACCAGGCTCCGCCACGCCATGCGATCGCAGGGCTTGCAGGAGGTTCGATTCCGATTCGACTTTGAAGGCAGCAAGGTCGTCGCCCAGGACTGA
- a CDS encoding NAD-dependent epimerase/dehydratase family protein produces MQRVFVTGAAGFIGSSLVDRLLADGVRVVGWDDFSTGQRRFLESALQHPGFQLHEGDNLDLPALTRAMAGCDTVLHLAANADVRFGTEHPSRDLQQNTVATFHVLEAMRANRIKRIAFSSTGSVYGEAVVIPTPEDAPFPIQTSLYGASKVAGESLIQAYAEGFGFEAYIFRFVSILGERYTHGHVFDFYRQLLDHPDHLNVLGDGLQRKSYLYVQDCIDAILHVLHAGTATHAKHRTQVYNLGTPEYVRVNDSIRFICSALGLQPELRYTGGDRGWIGDNPFIFLDTAKIQATGWKPKLTIEAGIVKTLRWLQQNEWVYVHRR; encoded by the coding sequence TTTATCGGTTCCAGCCTCGTGGATCGCCTGCTTGCCGATGGCGTGCGGGTCGTTGGTTGGGACGATTTTTCCACGGGGCAGCGGCGATTTCTCGAATCCGCGCTGCAGCACCCGGGCTTTCAGCTGCACGAGGGCGACAATCTCGACCTGCCGGCGCTCACCCGTGCGATGGCGGGCTGCGACACCGTACTGCATCTCGCGGCGAATGCAGACGTGCGCTTCGGGACCGAACATCCCTCCAGGGATCTCCAGCAGAACACCGTTGCCACGTTCCATGTGCTGGAAGCGATGCGAGCCAATCGCATCAAGCGAATCGCATTCTCATCGACCGGGTCGGTCTACGGTGAAGCCGTGGTGATTCCCACGCCGGAAGACGCGCCCTTCCCGATTCAAACCTCCTTGTATGGCGCGTCGAAAGTGGCCGGAGAAAGCCTGATTCAGGCCTACGCCGAGGGGTTCGGGTTTGAGGCATACATCTTCCGCTTCGTTTCCATTCTGGGCGAACGCTACACGCACGGACACGTCTTCGATTTCTACCGCCAACTCCTCGATCACCCGGATCACCTCAATGTTTTGGGAGATGGCTTGCAGCGGAAAAGCTACCTCTACGTGCAAGACTGCATCGACGCCATCCTGCACGTTCTTCACGCCGGCACCGCAACCCACGCCAAGCACCGTACTCAGGTCTACAACTTGGGCACGCCAGAATACGTGCGCGTCAACGACAGCATTCGTTTCATCTGCAGCGCTCTTGGCCTGCAGCCCGAGCTTCGTTACACGGGCGGCGACCGCGGGTGGATCGGGGACAATCCGTTCATCTTCCTGGATACCGCGAAAATCCAAGCTACCGGCTGGAAACCGAAGCTGACGATCGAAGCCGGCATCGTAAAAACGCTTCGCTGGCTGCAGCAGAACGAATGGGTCTATGTCCATCGCCGCTGA
- a CDS encoding glycosyltransferase: MSIAAESLPAVALAPLQTVFCPICGSDRVHYAFSIRHVRVLQCADCKFTARTEPTTQLLDATGAAAADRLAGTSGELHALVHQLLPEKNRSTRLRIADWRPDGSVTLVGKDTPAPEAEAAPPVVVSIGQLDAFQDPLPSLRALRARVGATQPVVFFYSDIHQDGVEVGSTEWERLASQRNAYIDTSTALTVLYRAGYRCLGVRRLRRRVSWQHFVAHPHDHTFVGRWRRRLLLLIPAAVRNRLPATAKTAETAILAAPRVRETPLVSVVVPVFNEAPTVAKVLDSVLRVQLAGAAVEIVIVESNSTDGSREIVQRYAQHPRVTCIFEERPQGKGHATRLGLAKAQGDVLLIQDADLEYDIEDYLSLLNPIIRGHEAFVLGSRHGGRQHWKLRQFNKPFLAAFYNLAHVLVTGYINLLFGLNLRDPQTMFKVCRRDCVEGLVFHGNYFNFDYELLLKVVRKGYAPIEVPVNYRSRSHAEGKKIRMWRDAPLGLWMITKLRLTPLRRFLTIGEPIE; this comes from the coding sequence ATGTCCATCGCCGCTGAATCGCTCCCGGCAGTTGCGCTCGCCCCGCTGCAGACGGTCTTCTGCCCGATCTGCGGCAGCGATCGCGTTCACTACGCGTTCTCGATCCGGCACGTCCGGGTCCTGCAATGCGCCGACTGCAAGTTTACGGCGCGCACCGAACCGACAACGCAGTTGCTCGATGCCACCGGCGCGGCCGCAGCCGACCGCCTCGCCGGCACCAGCGGTGAATTGCACGCCTTGGTGCATCAACTCCTCCCGGAGAAAAACCGTTCCACGCGGTTGCGGATCGCCGACTGGCGGCCGGACGGCAGTGTGACTCTCGTCGGGAAAGACACTCCGGCCCCCGAGGCCGAAGCAGCGCCGCCCGTGGTCGTTTCGATCGGGCAACTTGACGCGTTTCAGGACCCGCTGCCGTCGCTCCGCGCGCTGCGCGCCCGGGTCGGCGCAACTCAACCGGTCGTATTTTTCTATTCCGACATCCACCAAGACGGCGTTGAGGTGGGTTCGACGGAATGGGAGCGACTGGCGAGCCAGCGCAATGCTTACATCGATACGTCAACGGCGCTGACCGTGCTCTATCGCGCCGGCTATCGCTGCCTCGGCGTGCGCCGCCTCCGGCGGCGGGTTAGCTGGCAACACTTCGTAGCCCACCCGCACGATCACACCTTTGTCGGTCGCTGGCGCCGCCGGTTGCTGCTGCTGATCCCGGCCGCCGTACGCAACCGACTGCCCGCAACTGCCAAGACCGCCGAAACGGCCATTCTCGCCGCCCCCCGCGTCCGTGAGACTCCGCTCGTCTCCGTGGTGGTGCCCGTGTTCAACGAAGCTCCCACCGTCGCGAAAGTGCTCGACTCGGTTCTCCGCGTCCAGCTGGCGGGTGCGGCGGTCGAAATCGTGATCGTGGAGAGCAACTCGACCGATGGTTCGCGGGAGATCGTCCAGCGCTACGCGCAACACCCCCGCGTCACCTGCATTTTTGAGGAGCGCCCCCAGGGCAAAGGACACGCCACCCGGCTCGGGCTGGCGAAGGCGCAGGGCGACGTGCTGCTGATCCAGGATGCGGATCTCGAGTACGACATCGAAGACTATCTATCTCTCCTTAATCCGATCATCCGCGGTCACGAGGCCTTTGTCCTTGGCTCGCGACACGGAGGTCGGCAGCACTGGAAGCTGAGGCAGTTCAACAAGCCTTTTCTCGCCGCGTTCTACAACCTGGCCCACGTACTGGTGACGGGTTACATCAACCTCCTGTTCGGTCTGAACCTGCGGGATCCGCAGACCATGTTCAAGGTGTGTCGCCGCGATTGTGTCGAGGGGTTGGTGTTTCACGGGAACTACTTCAACTTCGACTACGAACTGCTCCTCAAAGTGGTTCGCAAGGGCTACGCCCCCATCGAAGTACCGGTCAATTACCGCTCGCGCTCGCACGCCGAGGGCAAAAAAATCCGGATGTGGCGCGACGCTCCGCTTGGTCTCTGGATGATTACCAAGCTCCGCCTCACGCCGTTGCGACGGTTCCTTACGATCGGCGAACCGATCGAATGA
- a CDS encoding nucleotidyltransferase family protein, which translates to MNAVPTTLPVAILAGGLATRLRPLTERVPKLLLEVAGEPFFSHQIRLLRAAGLRRLILCLGHLGELIVERYGDGRNWDVEIEYVFDGPKLLGTGGALIQALPKLGHVFYVLYGDSYLPIDYQAVGRAFLASSQLGLMTVFENRERYDSSNVWFENGKIRSYDKHEKLPQMQHIDYGLGMFRTAAFASFPAQEAVDLAAVQKSLVTRGELMGYEVFQRFYEIGSPAGLAELDQLLKVSAAPGSA; encoded by the coding sequence ATGAACGCCGTTCCTACCACGCTGCCGGTCGCGATTCTTGCGGGCGGTCTGGCCACGCGACTCCGTCCGCTCACCGAAAGGGTTCCCAAGCTACTGCTCGAAGTCGCCGGCGAACCGTTCTTCAGCCACCAAATCCGGCTGCTGCGTGCCGCCGGACTCAGGCGCCTTATCCTGTGTCTCGGACACTTGGGAGAGCTGATTGTGGAGCGCTATGGCGACGGCCGGAATTGGGACGTCGAGATCGAGTATGTCTTCGACGGGCCCAAGCTCCTGGGCACGGGCGGTGCGTTGATTCAGGCGCTACCCAAGCTCGGCCATGTCTTTTACGTCCTCTACGGCGACTCGTACCTGCCCATCGATTACCAGGCCGTGGGCCGCGCATTCCTCGCTTCGTCACAGCTTGGATTGATGACCGTCTTCGAGAATCGCGAGCGCTACGACTCCAGCAATGTCTGGTTCGAAAACGGCAAAATCAGGAGCTATGACAAACACGAGAAGCTCCCACAGATGCAGCATATCGACTATGGGCTCGGCATGTTTCGAACCGCGGCTTTCGCCTCGTTCCCGGCCCAGGAAGCGGTCGATCTGGCCGCCGTGCAGAAATCGCTCGTTACCCGAGGCGAACTGATGGGCTACGAGGTTTTTCAACGATTCTATGAGATCGGCTCCCCCGCTGGACTCGCCGAACTCGATCAGCTCCTGAAAGTGTCCGCAGCTCCTGGATCTGCTTAA
- a CDS encoding SIS domain-containing protein: protein MSYSIQHLKETAEILGRLNPVDCEQCVQTLAEVRSQGGRLFILGVGGSAANASHAVNDFRKIAGFEAYSPTDNVSELTARTNDEGWASVFAEWLRGSRLNRKDGLLVFSVGGGSIEQNVSPNLVAALQLAKEVGARVVGVVGKDGGYTAKVADACVVVPTVNPSNVTPHSEAFQAVLWHLFVSHPDLKRNQTKWESVQK, encoded by the coding sequence ATGTCTTACTCGATTCAACATTTGAAAGAGACCGCCGAGATCCTTGGCCGGCTGAACCCCGTCGACTGCGAACAGTGCGTGCAAACCTTGGCCGAGGTCCGCAGCCAAGGGGGCCGGCTTTTCATCCTGGGCGTGGGCGGAAGTGCCGCCAACGCCAGCCATGCGGTAAACGATTTCCGCAAGATCGCCGGCTTTGAAGCCTACAGTCCCACGGACAACGTCTCGGAGCTTACTGCCCGCACCAACGACGAGGGCTGGGCCAGCGTCTTCGCCGAATGGCTGCGAGGCTCAAGACTCAACCGCAAAGACGGTTTGCTCGTTTTTTCCGTCGGCGGAGGAAGCATCGAACAAAACGTCTCGCCCAACCTCGTCGCAGCGCTGCAGCTTGCCAAGGAAGTCGGAGCTCGCGTGGTCGGCGTCGTCGGCAAGGACGGCGGTTACACGGCCAAAGTCGCCGACGCGTGCGTGGTGGTGCCCACCGTGAATCCGAGCAACGTGACTCCGCATTCCGAGGCCTTCCAAGCTGTGCTCTGGCACCTGTTCGTCTCCCATCCGGATTTGAAACGGAACCAGACCAAGTGGGAAAGCGTGCAGAAGTAG
- a CDS encoding transaldolase, with product MRRSLNELKIKIYADGADKVGILDLYAKPYIQGLTTNPTLMRKAGVKDYEAFARDVLKTVTTKPLSLEVLSDDFAEMRRQAEKLAGWGRNVFVKIPITNSRGESSVPLIRDLAAAGVQLNVTALLTLEQVRAVVGALNPEIASVVSIFAGRVADAGEDPVPVMREALTILRSQPKSELLWASVREVYNLIQAESCGCHIITVTHDILAKADKMLGMDLAALSLDTVRMFSRDAAEAGYAL from the coding sequence ATGCGTAGGTCTCTCAACGAACTGAAGATCAAGATTTATGCGGATGGTGCGGACAAAGTCGGCATCTTGGATCTTTACGCCAAGCCATACATCCAAGGTCTGACCACGAACCCCACGTTGATGCGCAAGGCCGGGGTGAAAGACTATGAGGCGTTCGCGCGGGATGTCCTGAAGACGGTCACGACCAAGCCTCTTTCCCTTGAGGTGTTGTCCGACGATTTTGCCGAGATGCGTCGCCAAGCCGAAAAGCTCGCGGGCTGGGGTCGGAATGTCTTCGTAAAGATCCCGATTACGAACTCCCGGGGCGAATCATCCGTGCCGCTGATCCGCGACCTCGCTGCTGCCGGGGTGCAACTCAACGTCACGGCGCTGCTCACGCTGGAACAGGTCCGCGCCGTAGTGGGGGCCCTCAACCCGGAAATCGCATCCGTCGTCTCCATCTTCGCCGGACGCGTGGCCGATGCGGGAGAAGATCCAGTGCCCGTGATGCGCGAAGCGCTGACAATTTTGCGGAGCCAACCCAAATCGGAACTACTCTGGGCCTCCGTGCGCGAAGTCTACAACTTGATTCAGGCCGAGTCGTGTGGGTGTCACATCATCACCGTCACCCACGATATCCTCGCCAAAGCTGACAAGATGCTGGGGATGGATCTTGCCGCCCTGTCCTTGGATACCGTGCGAATGTTCTCGCGCGATGCCGCTGAGGCCGGGTACGCATTGTAG
- a CDS encoding D-glycero-alpha-D-manno-heptose-1,7-bisphosphate 7-phosphatase — protein sequence MSSAPAVFLDRDGTLNVQLVRNGTPYPPAALADFRLFPQAAAACRALKTAGYTLVVVTNQPDVGRGTQSQATVEAMHQRLRELIPEIDRIEVCYDPGRGEASRRRKPEPGMVLDAAAVLNLDLRRSWMVGDRWRDMDCGQRAGLRTILIDFAYGEPLRARPDYIAANIRHASEIILAHPLP from the coding sequence ATGTCGTCCGCGCCGGCTGTTTTTCTCGATCGTGACGGCACCCTGAACGTGCAGCTCGTCCGCAACGGGACACCCTATCCTCCCGCCGCGCTGGCCGATTTTAGGTTATTCCCGCAAGCAGCCGCCGCCTGTCGCGCCCTCAAGACTGCCGGGTACACGTTGGTAGTCGTGACAAACCAGCCGGACGTTGGTCGTGGAACCCAATCGCAAGCAACCGTGGAAGCCATGCACCAGCGGCTGCGGGAGTTGATCCCGGAAATCGACCGCATTGAAGTTTGCTATGACCCAGGCCGTGGCGAGGCCTCTCGCCGACGGAAACCGGAACCAGGAATGGTGCTCGATGCCGCAGCGGTGCTAAACCTCGATCTACGCCGCTCCTGGATGGTCGGCGATCGCTGGCGCGACATGGACTGCGGCCAGCGCGCCGGTCTGCGAACGATCCTGATCGATTTCGCCTACGGGGAACCGCTGCGGGCACGGCCCGACTATATCGCGGCGAACATCCGACACGCTTCGGAGATTATTCTTGCTCATCCTTTGCCCTAG